One window of Campylobacter avium LMG 24591 genomic DNA carries:
- the mgtE gene encoding magnesium transporter yields the protein MSEALDSAKSFLKEASVKDCNADELIEALKLVKELDEEFYENTLKALTINNLANTAVLMPDYMLNDLLNCFSTSAVAKAIEELESDDATDLIQNLEHLDESKAKLILNSIEKEHKKDISLLKTYEQNSAGAYMQTEFLQAFLNESLQEAVQRYKKLKQSGELDQVQQFFVTDEKGVLQYCLPFGEALLWNFDTTFKDIMKDNSDKLIKNFVYDNDDIHSVVNLVKSYDLSVVAVVDKNKNLMGRITYDDIHDYLQEQATEQIYNLAGVSDEAEEETVSKATQARGFWLFINLFTSLISANIISLFSGEIEQLVALAILMPIVASMGGNTGSQALTVTVRKISLGDIKFSNAKHIIFRELRISLFNGAFFACVMGLVAYFWFNITMLGLVIALSMLINLGLAGFIGSVVPLTLKKLGYDPAVGSSVILTALTDALGFFSFLLLAKMILL from the coding sequence ATGTCTGAAGCGCTTGATAGTGCAAAAAGCTTTTTAAAAGAAGCCTCTGTTAAAGACTGCAATGCAGATGAGTTGATAGAGGCCTTAAAGCTCGTAAAAGAACTTGATGAAGAATTCTACGAAAACACATTAAAAGCACTAACCATAAACAACCTAGCCAACACAGCTGTTTTAATGCCTGATTATATGCTAAATGACTTGCTTAACTGTTTTAGTACCTCAGCTGTGGCAAAGGCTATCGAAGAGCTTGAAAGCGATGATGCTACCGATTTGATACAAAATTTAGAACACCTTGACGAAAGCAAAGCCAAACTCATCTTAAATAGCATAGAAAAAGAACACAAAAAAGACATATCCTTACTTAAAACTTATGAGCAAAACTCGGCTGGGGCTTACATGCAAACAGAGTTTTTGCAAGCTTTTTTAAATGAGAGCTTGCAAGAGGCTGTGCAAAGATACAAAAAACTTAAGCAAAGCGGGGAATTAGATCAGGTGCAGCAGTTTTTTGTCACCGATGAAAAGGGGGTTTTGCAATACTGCTTGCCTTTTGGAGAGGCTTTGCTGTGGAATTTTGACACCACTTTCAAAGATATTATGAAAGATAATAGCGATAAATTAATAAAAAATTTTGTTTATGATAACGATGATATACATAGCGTTGTAAATTTAGTTAAAAGCTATGATTTAAGCGTTGTAGCCGTGGTTGATAAAAACAAAAATTTGATGGGTCGCATAACTTATGATGATATACATGATTATTTGCAAGAACAAGCCACAGAGCAAATTTACAACCTAGCAGGCGTTTCAGATGAAGCAGAGGAAGAAACAGTAAGTAAGGCTACGCAGGCTAGAGGTTTTTGGCTATTTATAAATCTTTTTACATCTTTGATTTCAGCAAATATCATATCTTTATTTTCAGGAGAAATCGAACAATTAGTAGCCCTTGCAATACTCATGCCTATAGTTGCTTCAATGGGAGGAAACACAGGCTCTCAGGCACTCACAGTTACTGTTAGAAAAATATCCTTAGGAGATATCAAATTTTCTAATGCAAAGCATATTATCTTTAGGGAACTACGAATTTCTTTGTTTAACGGTGCCTTTTTTGCTTGTGTTATGGGACTTGTTGCTTATTTTTGGTTTAATATCACAATGCTAGGTCTTGTAATAGCACTGTCCATGCTTATAAATTTAGGCTTGGCTGGCTTTATAGGCTCGGTAGTACCTCTTACGCTTAAAAAATTAGGCTACGACCCAGCGGTTGGCTCAAGCGTTAT
- a CDS encoding peptidoglycan DD-metalloendopeptidase family protein — MKKIALFFCLYLPLFSLSVMEEREWAKNEFFLSFLEHNSLPLSLYWDLDPQDRELASEIKEGEKYQILWDNEKNEIEQILIPINGSDLQIHIYKDINDKFTLSFTPVAYEVEERVLSIEIERSAYQDVETISGSTPLARAMRNAFRGSIDFTAMQKGDKVSILYERKERLGQRFGDIVVKMVTVEVNKKPNSVFFFNDTYYDANGKELESFLLTQPVKYTRISSYFTRSRYHPVLRKYRAHLGVDFAAPTGTPVRSAGSGVVSFVGTKGGYGKTVQVNHGQGYSTLYAHLSRFAAIKRGQKVKQGQTIAYVGSTGVSTGPHLHFGLYLNNRAINPLSVVKISRSELKGDKKKEFENTIVLYQERLQEFIKNKNTVPKKESLPFENYVEL; from the coding sequence ATGAAAAAAATTGCATTGTTTTTTTGTTTATATTTACCGTTATTTTCGCTTTCTGTTATGGAGGAAAGGGAGTGGGCAAAGAATGAATTTTTCCTAAGTTTTTTAGAGCATAATTCCTTGCCCTTGTCTTTGTATTGGGATTTAGACCCGCAAGATAGAGAGCTTGCCTCAGAAATCAAAGAGGGTGAAAAGTATCAAATTTTATGGGATAATGAAAAAAACGAGATAGAGCAAATTTTAATCCCAATAAACGGCTCTGATTTGCAAATTCACATATATAAAGACATAAACGATAAATTCACCCTAAGCTTTACCCCTGTTGCTTACGAAGTGGAAGAAAGGGTGCTTTCTATAGAAATAGAACGTTCTGCATATCAAGATGTTGAAACTATAAGCGGTAGCACCCCACTTGCTAGAGCCATGAGAAACGCTTTTAGAGGAAGTATAGATTTTACAGCTATGCAAAAGGGAGACAAGGTAAGCATACTTTACGAAAGAAAGGAAAGGCTGGGACAAAGATTTGGTGATATAGTGGTTAAAATGGTTACTGTCGAAGTCAATAAAAAGCCTAATAGCGTGTTTTTCTTTAACGATACCTATTATGATGCTAATGGTAAAGAATTAGAATCCTTTTTGCTAACCCAGCCTGTTAAATACACCAGGATAAGCTCTTATTTTACAAGGTCTAGATATCATCCGGTGCTTAGAAAATACCGTGCTCACTTAGGAGTTGATTTTGCAGCACCGACAGGAACTCCCGTTAGAAGTGCAGGAAGCGGGGTTGTAAGCTTTGTAGGAACTAAGGGCGGATACGGCAAAACAGTTCAAGTAAATCACGGACAAGGTTACAGCACGCTTTATGCACATCTTAGTAGATTTGCTGCCATAAAAAGAGGCCAAAAGGTAAAGCAAGGACAAACTATAGCTTATGTTGGCTCAACCGGAGTTAGCACAGGACCTCATCTACACTTTGGTTTATATCTAAATAACAGAGCGATAAATCCTTTATCTGTAGTTAAAATTTCAAGGTCAGAACTAAAAGGCGACAAGAAAAAGGAATTTGAAAATACGATTGTCTTGTATCAAGAAAGATTGCAAGAATTTATAAAAAATAAAAACACAGTTCCTAAAAAAGAATCCTTGCCTTTTGAAAACTATGTGGAGCTTTGA
- a CDS encoding plasminogen-binding N-terminal domain-containing protein, which produces MYFKASFYFLFFFLLNLYAIAPVDTKIFKIENNEFYIQNNNIQTKIGASAVVIQNIAGIETAIARVSVNDIQDEFIKLKLEEYDIIKQEALPRPDTKIQVGDTVRLNFLYDRAMLIAPNEQSYNEVEARFSQIYFLHPDILGAYMIREYKLSPKKEDFELMCSNNALGLIVFALEKSVVFVDCWSFSILYENEFNFSSTEVQTPFYSRIDGYQKVIFNFFESRVKDYYAYYKKLIGYKDES; this is translated from the coding sequence TTGTATTTTAAAGCCTCTTTTTATTTTTTATTTTTTTTCTTGTTAAATTTATACGCCATTGCTCCTGTGGATACAAAGATTTTTAAGATTGAAAACAATGAGTTTTATATACAAAACAACAATATACAAACAAAAATTGGCGCAAGTGCTGTTGTCATACAAAATATAGCAGGTATTGAAACTGCCATAGCTAGAGTAAGTGTTAATGATATACAAGATGAGTTTATAAAGCTCAAGCTAGAAGAATACGACATTATCAAGCAAGAAGCCTTGCCAAGACCAGATACAAAGATACAAGTTGGGGACACGGTTCGTTTGAATTTCTTGTATGATAGGGCTATGCTAATCGCACCAAATGAACAAAGCTACAACGAAGTGGAAGCTAGATTTAGTCAAATTTATTTCTTACACCCTGATATTTTGGGTGCTTATATGATAAGAGAATATAAGCTAAGTCCTAAAAAAGAGGATTTTGAGCTTATGTGCTCTAATAATGCTTTGGGTCTTATAGTGTTTGCACTTGAAAAGTCGGTTGTTTTTGTGGATTGTTGGAGCTTTTCTATACTTTATGAAAACGAATTTAACTTTTCATCAACTGAGGTGCAAACCCCGTTTTACTCAAGGATTGATGGTTATCAAAAGGTTATATTTAATTTTTTTGAAAGCAGGGTGAAAGATTATTATGCTTATTATAAAAAGCTTATAGGATACAAAGATGAAAGCTGA
- a CDS encoding FAD-linked oxidase C-terminal domain-containing protein: MKAEFKSYFTKLLGDDAKFDEVHKRAYSYDATRKHFLPDGVLFPKNEKEISEILKFCNENKIIVVPRGAGSGFTGGSLSVNGGVVLALEKHMNKILEIDLENLVAVVQPALINSKLQEELKKHGLFYPPDPASMDFSSIGGNVSENAGGMRAAKYGITKDYVLALRAVLPNGDIIRAGKRTIKDVAGYNLAGILIASEGTLAVITEICLKLMPLPKLKKTALGIFKSVDEAMKAVYTSLAKGVRPVSMEFLDNLSIRAVESKFQKGLPVEAGAILIADVDGNVEQSLDDDLKMLEACFKEAGASEFKIAKDEKEAADIWFARRNCSQSITVYGNLKLNEDVTVPRSKLPALLSGINEISKKYGFKIPCFGHTGDGNVHVNVMVEDKNDEEQVKKGHEAITEIFKLAIKLDGTLSGEHGIGVSKAPFMKLAFSEAEMNIMRAIKNAFDPNNILNPNKMGL, from the coding sequence ATGAAAGCTGAATTTAAGTCGTATTTTACGAAACTTTTGGGTGATGATGCCAAATTTGATGAGGTTCATAAAAGAGCTTATAGTTATGATGCCACTAGAAAGCATTTTTTGCCAGATGGGGTACTTTTTCCTAAAAATGAGAAAGAAATAAGTGAAATTTTAAAATTTTGCAATGAAAATAAGATAATAGTCGTGCCAAGAGGGGCTGGTTCTGGCTTTACGGGCGGAAGTTTGAGTGTAAATGGTGGGGTAGTTTTAGCCCTTGAAAAACACATGAATAAAATTTTAGAAATAGACCTTGAAAATTTAGTGGCAGTAGTGCAGCCAGCACTGATAAATTCGAAACTACAAGAAGAGCTTAAAAAACACGGACTTTTTTACCCACCTGATCCTGCTAGTATGGATTTTTCAAGCATAGGCGGAAATGTAAGCGAAAACGCAGGTGGTATGAGAGCGGCAAAATATGGCATAACAAAGGACTATGTTTTAGCACTTCGAGCAGTTTTGCCAAACGGAGATATAATAAGAGCTGGAAAAAGAACGATAAAAGATGTAGCAGGATACAATCTAGCAGGAATTTTAATAGCTAGTGAGGGAACCTTAGCAGTCATCACTGAAATTTGTTTAAAACTTATGCCCTTGCCAAAGCTTAAAAAAACTGCTCTTGGGATTTTTAAAAGTGTGGATGAGGCTATGAAAGCTGTTTATACCTCTTTAGCAAAGGGTGTTAGACCTGTATCTATGGAATTTTTAGACAATCTTAGCATAAGAGCGGTTGAGAGCAAATTTCAAAAAGGTCTGCCTGTTGAGGCTGGCGCTATACTTATAGCCGATGTTGATGGCAATGTAGAACAAAGCTTGGATGATGATTTAAAAATGCTTGAGGCTTGTTTTAAGGAAGCTGGGGCTAGTGAATTTAAGATAGCAAAGGATGAAAAAGAAGCTGCTGATATATGGTTTGCTAGAAGAAACTGCTCTCAAAGTATAACTGTGTATGGGAATTTGAAATTAAATGAAGATGTAACCGTGCCAAGATCTAAGCTACCTGCCTTGCTTAGCGGCATAAATGAAATCTCTAAAAAATACGGCTTTAAAATTCCTTGTTTTGGGCATACCGGAGATGGAAATGTGCATGTAAATGTTATGGTTGAGGATAAAAACGACGAAGAGCAAGTAAAAAAAGGGCACGAGGCTATCACTGAAATTTTCAAACTAGCCATAAAGCTTGATGGCACACTAAGCGGAGAGCACGGCATAGGGGTGAGCAAGGCTCCTTTTATGAAACTAGCCTTTAGCGAGGCTGAGATGAACATTATGCGTGCGATTAAAAATGCCTTTGATCCAAATAATATCTTAAATCCAAACAAAATGGGACTTTAA
- a CDS encoding YihY/virulence factor BrkB family protein: MLRKTIGFLALFKDKEVMNHSAALSFHTVLSLIPILFVCFSVFTQIPSFDVYYDRIKNLIFTFLIPTQQELISSYLDTFLKNSVNIGIIGLVAMAFTSLAFFSSYDYTINRITKSEPRGLWHSISAYWTLLTLVPLGLGLSFYISAYIQKTLDDFKIGLNFFEILPFIIIWALFFISFSSSLQKGNLKYLLITSLVSATVWYIGKNLFVYYVVYNKAYTNIYGSFSVLLFFFIWIYISWIIYLFGFKTYHYFSLYVEQNKGNNIGKNNKKSQISKTHAKQR; the protein is encoded by the coding sequence ATGCTAAGAAAAACCATAGGATTTTTAGCACTTTTCAAAGATAAGGAAGTGATGAATCATAGTGCTGCACTTAGTTTTCACACTGTTTTGTCTTTGATACCTATACTGTTTGTATGTTTTTCTGTTTTTACTCAAATTCCTAGTTTTGATGTGTATTATGATAGGATTAAAAATTTAATTTTTACTTTTTTGATACCAACACAACAAGAGCTTATCTCAAGCTATCTTGATACCTTTTTAAAAAATAGCGTAAATATAGGTATAATAGGACTTGTGGCCATGGCTTTTACATCTTTGGCCTTTTTTTCAAGCTATGATTACACTATAAACCGTATCACAAAAAGCGAGCCTAGAGGGCTTTGGCATAGCATTAGTGCTTATTGGACGCTATTAACCTTAGTTCCTTTGGGGCTCGGACTTTCTTTTTACATTTCTGCTTACATACAAAAAACACTTGATGATTTTAAAATAGGCCTGAATTTCTTTGAGATACTGCCATTTATCATCATTTGGGCTTTGTTTTTTATATCTTTTTCAAGTTCTTTGCAAAAAGGGAATTTAAAATACCTTTTAATCACATCTTTGGTAAGTGCTACTGTGTGGTATATAGGTAAGAATTTATTTGTGTATTATGTAGTGTATAACAAGGCTTATACTAATATTTATGGCTCTTTTTCTGTGCTTTTATTTTTCTTTATATGGATTTATATATCGTGGATTATTTATCTTTTTGGCTTTAAGACTTATCATTATTTTAGCTTATATGTAGAGCAAAATAAAGGGAATAACATTGGCAAGAACAACAAAAAAAGCCAAATAAGCAAAACGCATGCTAAGCAAAGATAA
- a CDS encoding ComEC/Rec2 family competence protein: MKFSQKHKEFFTLTAFCLFVFAFNLLYEYLCFIDFKENKHKLLENALVLQSYNKTNEKGRTYGVLKLQYKNFNFYTTSKKDNNISRYELLNLRVINSSVNFKDFLSKNFYMPSYDLNTSTNTYKQNPIITYFLKQHKDEKIKEFYGALFFALPVSLELRTDVNYYGIAHLIAISGYHIGLIFSFLFFILYPFYSFLQKRYFPYRNLRLDISVLIFIFLFCYAYLIGFVPSFIRSLVMALFAFYLLLKNIRLLNYSTLFFSILICIALFPQLLFSVGFFFSIFGVFFIFLYMNHFSKFFSNFTNVVLLNLWTFFAMIVPVLYFFPLISLQQLLCIPLSVLFVVFYPLVLCLHILNFGYILDDLLLDFFSIKFYAKNISINFYIFISYVCLSLLSMRFAYLAFFVVLANVIPFILLYI; this comes from the coding sequence ATGAAATTTTCGCAAAAACATAAAGAATTCTTTACGCTAACAGCTTTTTGTCTTTTTGTTTTTGCGTTTAATCTACTTTATGAGTATCTTTGCTTTATAGATTTTAAGGAAAATAAGCATAAATTATTAGAAAATGCCCTAGTTTTACAAAGTTATAATAAAACAAACGAAAAGGGCAGAACTTACGGTGTTTTGAAATTACAATACAAGAATTTCAACTTCTACACAACAAGCAAAAAAGATAATAATATCAGCAGATATGAGCTTTTAAATTTAAGAGTTATCAACAGTTCTGTAAATTTTAAGGATTTTTTATCAAAAAATTTTTACATGCCAAGCTATGATTTAAACACAAGTACTAACACATATAAACAAAATCCTATCATAACTTATTTTTTAAAGCAACACAAAGATGAAAAGATAAAAGAATTTTACGGAGCCTTATTTTTTGCCCTGCCAGTGTCTTTGGAGCTTAGAACAGATGTAAATTACTACGGTATAGCACATTTAATAGCTATCAGTGGCTATCACATAGGGCTTATATTTTCTTTTTTGTTTTTCATACTTTATCCTTTTTATAGCTTTTTGCAAAAAAGATATTTTCCTTACAGAAATTTAAGGCTTGATATATCGGTACTGATTTTTATATTTTTGTTTTGCTACGCTTATTTAATAGGCTTCGTGCCATCTTTTATAAGGTCTTTGGTGATGGCCTTGTTTGCCTTTTACCTGCTTTTAAAAAATATAAGGCTGTTAAATTACTCCACATTATTTTTCTCTATCCTCATATGTATAGCCTTGTTTCCGCAACTTTTATTTAGCGTTGGCTTCTTTTTCTCAATCTTTGGCGTCTTTTTTATCTTTTTATACATGAATCATTTTTCTAAATTCTTTAGCAATTTCACAAATGTAGTCTTGTTAAATTTATGGACCTTTTTTGCTATGATTGTGCCTGTTTTGTATTTTTTCCCATTAATTAGCTTGCAACAGCTTCTTTGCATACCTTTATCTGTACTATTTGTGGTATTTTATCCTTTGGTGTTGTGCTTACATATCTTAAATTTTGGATATATTTTAGACGACCTTTTACTTGACTTTTTCTCTATCAAATTTTATGCAAAAAACATCAGCATTAATTTTTATATTTTTATAAGCTATGTATGCTTATCTTTGCTTAGCATGCGTTTTGCTTATTTGGCTTTTTTTGTTGTTCTTGCCAATGTTATTCCCTTTATTTTGCTCTACATATAA
- a CDS encoding DedA family protein: MQEMIDTLLSWGYAILFIYSLGGGMVGILAAGLLSASGHFSLALCIFLAFFANTLGSTVLFLLGRYGKKDIMPYFKKHRRKIALAQLKIKKHGVSLILLQKFIYGLKTFIPLAAGFAKYDFMKFFILNLLATVIWAVGLGYLGFAFGASISYVVDAFSEYSYLVPIFLLILLILLWFYLSKFSKKPK, translated from the coding sequence ATGCAAGAGATGATTGACACCCTGCTTAGCTGGGGTTATGCCATACTTTTCATCTACTCCTTAGGCGGTGGAATGGTAGGAATTTTAGCGGCTGGGCTTTTGAGTGCTTCTGGGCATTTTTCTTTAGCACTTTGTATTTTTTTAGCTTTTTTTGCAAACACCTTGGGTTCAACCGTGCTTTTCTTGCTGGGTAGATATGGCAAAAAAGACATAATGCCTTATTTTAAAAAACACAGACGCAAAATAGCCCTAGCCCAGCTTAAGATAAAAAAGCACGGAGTAAGCCTTATCTTGCTTCAAAAATTCATCTATGGACTTAAGACCTTCATACCACTTGCAGCAGGCTTTGCGAAATATGATTTTATGAAATTTTTTATCTTAAATCTTCTAGCTACTGTAATCTGGGCTGTAGGGCTTGGATACCTTGGCTTTGCCTTTGGTGCTTCTATATCTTATGTAGTGGATGCTTTTTCTGAGTATTCGTATCTTGTGCCTATATTTTTGCTAATCTTACTAATCTTATTGTGGTTTTATTTGTCAAAATTTTCAAAAAAACCTAAATGA
- the rny gene encoding ribonuclease Y — protein sequence MLIIFYIFIAVIIGVGIGYLVAKKIDEAKYNIFVEQAKARAKAIEHEAELVLKDAKNHILNAELEIKKKYEDKSHKVQKEYNQKIEELSKKEQKIKAYESEIEKSKEELDKSKSKAVNLYNENLRLKDSYNTKLDELIRVLEHSSGLTQNEAREIILKKVEEKSRDEISHIVRKYEEEAKSEAKRKANYIIAQATSRFAGEFAAERLINVINIKNDELKGRIIGKEGRNVKTLEMLLGVDIIIDDTPGAIIISCFNLYRRAIATKVIELLVEDGRIQPARIEEIYEKVCKEFEDSILEEGQTILMDLNISKMHPEIVKLIGKLKYRASYGQNALAHSLEVAHLAGIIAAECGGDENLARRAGILHDIGKALTHDFEGSHVDLGAELCKRYKEHDVVINAIYAHHGHEEATSIESAAVCAADTLSAARPGARREVLEAFLKRVSELEDIAKSKQGIKNAYAINAGREIRVIVNAELVNDDESVLLAKEIADEIQEKVQYPGEIKVNVIRELRAVDYAR from the coding sequence ATGTTAATAATATTTTACATATTTATAGCCGTTATCATAGGCGTGGGGATAGGATATTTAGTTGCTAAAAAGATAGATGAAGCCAAATACAACATCTTTGTAGAACAAGCCAAAGCAAGAGCAAAAGCCATAGAACACGAGGCCGAACTTGTTTTAAAAGATGCGAAAAATCATATCTTAAATGCCGAGCTTGAAATTAAGAAAAAATACGAGGATAAAAGCCACAAGGTTCAAAAAGAATACAACCAAAAAATAGAGGAATTGAGCAAAAAAGAGCAAAAAATCAAAGCTTATGAAAGCGAAATCGAAAAAAGCAAAGAAGAGCTTGATAAAAGTAAAAGCAAGGCTGTAAATCTCTACAATGAAAATTTGAGATTAAAGGATAGCTATAACACAAAGCTAGACGAGCTTATAAGAGTTTTAGAGCACTCATCAGGACTTACGCAAAATGAGGCAAGGGAAATCATACTTAAAAAGGTCGAGGAAAAATCAAGAGATGAAATTTCGCACATAGTAAGAAAATATGAGGAGGAAGCCAAGAGCGAAGCCAAGAGAAAGGCAAACTACATCATAGCGCAAGCTACCTCGCGTTTTGCCGGTGAATTTGCAGCCGAAAGACTTATAAATGTTATAAATATAAAAAATGACGAGCTTAAAGGACGCATCATAGGCAAGGAAGGAAGAAATGTAAAAACCCTTGAAATGCTACTTGGCGTTGATATCATCATAGACGACACTCCAGGAGCTATAATAATTAGCTGCTTTAACCTTTACAGAAGAGCAATAGCAACTAAGGTTATAGAACTTTTGGTAGAAGATGGCCGCATACAACCAGCTAGAATAGAAGAAATTTACGAAAAGGTATGCAAAGAATTTGAAGACAGTATACTTGAGGAAGGGCAAACCATACTCATGGATTTAAACATTTCTAAAATGCACCCTGAAATAGTTAAATTAATAGGTAAATTAAAATACCGTGCATCCTACGGACAAAACGCCTTAGCACACTCATTAGAAGTAGCACATCTAGCTGGAATTATAGCAGCTGAGTGTGGGGGCGATGAGAATTTAGCAAGAAGAGCTGGAATTTTACACGATATAGGAAAAGCCTTAACACATGATTTTGAAGGCTCTCATGTGGATTTAGGAGCTGAACTTTGCAAAAGATACAAAGAACACGATGTGGTTATAAATGCCATTTACGCGCACCACGGACACGAGGAGGCAACCAGCATAGAAAGTGCGGCTGTATGTGCGGCTGATACCTTAAGTGCTGCAAGACCGGGTGCTAGACGCGAGGTTTTAGAAGCTTTCTTAAAAAGAGTAAGCGAACTTGAGGATATAGCAAAATCAAAACAAGGTATTAAGAATGCCTATGCGATAAATGCTGGCAGAGAAATAAGAGTAATAGTTAATGCAGAGCTTGTAAATGACGATGAATCGGTACTTTTGGCCAAAGAAATTGCAGATGAAATTCAAGAAAAAGTGCAGTATCCTGGCGAAATAAAGGTAAATGTCATAAGAGAGCTTAGAGCTGTGGATTACGCAAGGTAA
- a CDS encoding 5-formyltetrahydrofolate cyclo-ligase, with protein MSKDEIRKTCKTLLKKHSTRAFKRDFSVFKEIKHIIKEKKAKNVLIYIPLDYEINLFRFRKNLSKTCNLFVPFMQDKSLKIVKLRLPLYKKRFGILEPFKSDLNLKLDLAVVPVIAVDKNLKRIGHGKGFYDMFFSNLTYKPLVVFIQGLDLFYNENLTQKHDVRADYFINPYKKYFKKEFSNVNNILHIYSRYHRRGDRIFSC; from the coding sequence TTGTCAAAAGATGAAATTAGAAAAACTTGCAAAACTCTTTTAAAAAAGCACAGCACAAGGGCTTTTAAAAGGGATTTTTCCGTCTTTAAAGAAATAAAACATATCATAAAAGAAAAGAAAGCAAAAAATGTCTTGATATACATACCTTTGGATTACGAGATAAATTTGTTTCGTTTTAGAAAAAATTTAAGCAAAACTTGCAATCTTTTTGTTCCATTTATGCAAGATAAAAGCTTAAAAATTGTAAAATTACGGTTGCCTTTGTATAAAAAAAGGTTTGGGATTTTAGAGCCATTTAAGTCTGATTTGAATTTAAAGCTGGATTTAGCCGTTGTTCCTGTGATAGCGGTTGATAAAAATTTAAAGCGGATAGGCCATGGGAAAGGTTTTTACGATATGTTTTTTTCAAATTTAACTTATAAACCGCTTGTAGTTTTCATACAAGGCCTTGATTTGTTTTATAATGAAAATTTGACTCAAAAACACGATGTAAGAGCTGATTACTTCATAAATCCTTACAAAAAATATTTTAAGAAAGAGTTTTCAAATGTTAATAATATTTTACATATTTATAGCCGTTATCATAGGCGTGGGGATAGGATATTTAGTTGCTAA
- a CDS encoding TlpA family protein disulfide reductase → MTLLKFSSYFILFFAVFFISACDKTQDEDKNASASLRSNESIKFDLKLDNNKSIAIKASNNLLEFDSEQKATMFFFMSTWCTPCLVQLPHLNALQEKYRDGFNVIGVIIDDSANLDIGDFRLANKLNFPLAFGDNNFLLTKGVGGINAIPTIILYKSDGIFAKKYIGIIPQEMLDIDIQKAIM, encoded by the coding sequence ATGACTTTATTAAAATTTAGCTCTTATTTTATCTTATTTTTTGCCGTATTTTTTATAAGTGCTTGCGATAAAACACAAGATGAGGATAAAAATGCCTCAGCTTCCTTAAGATCTAATGAGAGCATAAAATTTGACTTAAAATTAGACAATAACAAAAGCATTGCCATTAAGGCAAGTAATAATCTTTTGGAATTTGATAGCGAGCAAAAGGCCACTATGTTTTTCTTTATGAGTACTTGGTGCACTCCTTGTTTGGTTCAGCTTCCGCATTTAAATGCCCTGCAAGAAAAATACAGAGACGGCTTTAATGTCATAGGCGTGATTATAGATGATAGTGCAAATTTAGATATTGGGGATTTTAGACTTGCAAATAAGCTAAATTTCCCTTTAGCATTTGGGGATAATAATTTTTTACTTACAAAAGGAGTTGGCGGAATAAATGCTATCCCAACAATAATATTATATAAAAGCGATGGAATTTTTGCTAAAAAATATATAGGTATCATCCCTCAAGAAATGCTAGATATAGACATACAAAAGGCTATAATGTAA